In one Diceros bicornis minor isolate mBicDic1 chromosome 2, mDicBic1.mat.cur, whole genome shotgun sequence genomic region, the following are encoded:
- the EOMES gene encoding eomesodermin homolog isoform X2 codes for MQLGEQLLVSSVNLPGAHFYPLESARGGGGGSAGHHPAAAPSPQRLDLDKAPKKFSGSLSCETGSGEPAAASAGAPAAMLGDADAGDAFASAAAVAKPGPPDGRKGSPCGEEELPSAAAAAAAAAAAATTARYSMDSLSSERYYLQSPGPQGSELAAPCSLFPYQAAAGAPHGSVYPAPNGARYPYGSMLPPGGFPAAVCPPGRAQFGPGAGASSGPGGSGGGAGGPGAYQYSQGAPLYGPYPGAAAAGSCGGLGGLGVPGSGFRAHVYLCNRPLWLKFHRHQTEMIITKQGRRMFPFLSFNINGLNPTAHYNVFVEVVLADPNHWRFQGGKWVTCGKADNNMQGNKMYVHPESPNTGSHWMRQEISFGKLKLTNNKGANNNNTQMIVLQSLHKYQPRLHIVEVTEDGVEDLNEPSKTQTFTFSETQFIAVTAYQNTDITQLKIDHNPFAKGFRDNYDSSHQIVPGGRYGVQSFFPEPFVNTLPQARYYNGERTVPQTNGLLSPQQSEEVANPPQRWLVTPVQQPGANKLDIGSYESEYTSSTLLPYGIKSLPLQTSHALGYYPDPTFPAMAGWGGRGSYQRKMAAGLPWTSRTSPTVFSEDQLSKEKVKEEISSSWIETPPSIKSLDSNDSGVYTSACKRRRLSPSTSSNENSPSIKCEDINAEEYSKDTSKGMGGYYAFYTTP; via the exons ATGCAGTTAGGGGAGCAGCTCTTAGTGAGCTCGGTGAACCTGCCTGGCGCGCACTTCTACCCGCTGGAGAGTGcgcgaggcggcggcggcgggagcgcCGGCCACCATCCCGCCGCGGCCCCCTCACCTCAGAGGCTGGACTTAGACAAAGCGCCCAAGAAGTTCTCCGGCAGCCTATCGTGCGAGACAGGGAGTGGGGAACCCGCAGCTGCCAGCGCGGGGGCCCCCGCGGCCATGCTCGGTGACGCCGACGCCGGGGACGCCTTTGCCAGCGCCGCGGCAGTGGCCAAGCCGGGGCCCCCGGACGGCCGCAAGGGCTCCCCCTGCGGGGAGGAGGAGCTGCCCTCAGCCGCTGCCGCAGCTgcggctgccgccgccgccgccaccaccGCACGCTACTCCATGGACAGCCTGAGCTCGGAGCGCTACTACCTCCAGTCCCCCGGGCCTCAGGGCTCCGAGCTGGCCGCGCCCTGCTCGCTCTTCCCATACCAGGCGGCGGCCGGGGCTCCCCACGGATCTGTGTACCCGGCTCCCAACGGGGCGCGCTACCCCTACGGCTCCATGCTGCCCCCCGGCGGCTTCCCCGCGGCTGTGTGCCCACCCGGGAGGGCGCAGTTCGGCCCGGGAGCCGGCGCGAGTAGTGGCccgggcggcagcggcggcggagCAGGTGGCCCGGGCGCCTATCAGTACAGCCAGGGGGCTCCGCTCTATGGGCCGTACCCTGGGGCGGCAGCTGCTGGTTCTTGTGGAGGGTTGGGGGGCTTGGGGGTTCCTGGTTCCGGCTTCCGTGCCCACGTCTATCTGTGCAACCGGCCTCTGTGGCTCAAATTCCACCGCCACCAAACCGAGATGATCATTACGAAACAGGGAAG gcgcATGTTTCCTTTCTTGAGCTTCAACATAAACGGACTCAATCCCACCGCCCACTACAACGTGTTCGTAGAGGTGGTGCTGGCGGACCCCAACCACTGGCGCTTCCAGGGGGGCAAGTGGGTGACCTGCGGCAAAGCCGACAATAACATGCAGG GCAACAAAATGTATGTTCACCCAGAGTCTCCTAATACTGGTTCCCACTGGATGAGACAGGAGATTTCCTTCGGGAAATTAAAGCTCACCAATAACAAAGGCGCAAATAACAACAACACGCAG ATGATAGTCTTACAGTCTTTACACAAGTACCAACCGCGACTGCACATTGTCGAAGTTACAGAGGACGGCGTGGAGGACCTGAATGAGCCCTCGAAGACTCAGACCTTCACCTTCTCTGAAACGCAGTTCATTGCAGTGACTGCCTACCAAAACACCGAT ATAACGCAACTAAAGATTGACCATAACCCCTTTGCAAAAGGCTTCAGGGACAACTATGATTC ATCCCATCAGATTGTTCCTGGAGGTCGGTACGGCGTTCAGTCCTTCTTCCCGGAGCCCTTTGTCAACACTTTACCTCAAGCCCGATATTATAATGGCGAGAGAACCGTGCCACAGACCAACGGCCTCCTTTCACCCCAACAGAGCGAAGAGGTGGCCAACCCTCCCCAGCGATGGCTTGTCACGCCTGTCCAGCAACCTGGGGCCAACAAACTAGACATCGGTTCCTATGAGTCTGAATATACTTCCAGCACCTTGCTCCCGTATGGTATTAAATCCTTGCCCCTCCAGACGTCCCATGCCCTGGGGTATTACCCTGACCCAACCTTCCCTGCAATGGCAGGGTGGGGAGGTCGAGGTTCTTATCAGAGGAAGATGGCAGCTGGACTCCCATGGACCTCCAGAACAAGCCCCACTGTGTTCTCTGAAGATCAACTCTCCAAAGagaaagtcaaagaagaaattagctCTTCTTGGATAGAGACACCCCCTTCCATCAAGTCTCTCGATTCCAACGATTCAGGGGTATACACCAGTGCTTGTAAGCGAAGGCGGCTGTCTCCTAGCACCTCTAGTAATGAAAATTCCCCCTCTATAAAGTGTGAGGACATTAATGCTGAAGAGTACAGTAAAGACACTTCAAAAGGCATGGGGGGCTATTATGCTTTTTACACAACTCCCTAA
- the EOMES gene encoding eomesodermin homolog isoform X1, translating to MQLGEQLLVSSVNLPGAHFYPLESARGGGGGSAGHHPAAAPSPQRLDLDKAPKKFSGSLSCETGSGEPAAASAGAPAAMLGDADAGDAFASAAAVAKPGPPDGRKGSPCGEEELPSAAAAAAAAAAAATTARYSMDSLSSERYYLQSPGPQGSELAAPCSLFPYQAAAGAPHGSVYPAPNGARYPYGSMLPPGGFPAAVCPPGRAQFGPGAGASSGPGGSGGGAGGPGAYQYSQGAPLYGPYPGAAAAGSCGGLGGLGVPGSGFRAHVYLCNRPLWLKFHRHQTEMIITKQGRRMFPFLSFNINGLNPTAHYNVFVEVVLADPNHWRFQGGKWVTCGKADNNMQGNKMYVHPESPNTGSHWMRQEISFGKLKLTNNKGANNNNTQMIVLQSLHKYQPRLHIVEVTEDGVEDLNEPSKTQTFTFSETQFIAVTAYQNTDITQLKIDHNPFAKGFRDNYDSMYTASENDRLTPSPTDSPRSHQIVPGGRYGVQSFFPEPFVNTLPQARYYNGERTVPQTNGLLSPQQSEEVANPPQRWLVTPVQQPGANKLDIGSYESEYTSSTLLPYGIKSLPLQTSHALGYYPDPTFPAMAGWGGRGSYQRKMAAGLPWTSRTSPTVFSEDQLSKEKVKEEISSSWIETPPSIKSLDSNDSGVYTSACKRRRLSPSTSSNENSPSIKCEDINAEEYSKDTSKGMGGYYAFYTTP from the exons ATGCAGTTAGGGGAGCAGCTCTTAGTGAGCTCGGTGAACCTGCCTGGCGCGCACTTCTACCCGCTGGAGAGTGcgcgaggcggcggcggcgggagcgcCGGCCACCATCCCGCCGCGGCCCCCTCACCTCAGAGGCTGGACTTAGACAAAGCGCCCAAGAAGTTCTCCGGCAGCCTATCGTGCGAGACAGGGAGTGGGGAACCCGCAGCTGCCAGCGCGGGGGCCCCCGCGGCCATGCTCGGTGACGCCGACGCCGGGGACGCCTTTGCCAGCGCCGCGGCAGTGGCCAAGCCGGGGCCCCCGGACGGCCGCAAGGGCTCCCCCTGCGGGGAGGAGGAGCTGCCCTCAGCCGCTGCCGCAGCTgcggctgccgccgccgccgccaccaccGCACGCTACTCCATGGACAGCCTGAGCTCGGAGCGCTACTACCTCCAGTCCCCCGGGCCTCAGGGCTCCGAGCTGGCCGCGCCCTGCTCGCTCTTCCCATACCAGGCGGCGGCCGGGGCTCCCCACGGATCTGTGTACCCGGCTCCCAACGGGGCGCGCTACCCCTACGGCTCCATGCTGCCCCCCGGCGGCTTCCCCGCGGCTGTGTGCCCACCCGGGAGGGCGCAGTTCGGCCCGGGAGCCGGCGCGAGTAGTGGCccgggcggcagcggcggcggagCAGGTGGCCCGGGCGCCTATCAGTACAGCCAGGGGGCTCCGCTCTATGGGCCGTACCCTGGGGCGGCAGCTGCTGGTTCTTGTGGAGGGTTGGGGGGCTTGGGGGTTCCTGGTTCCGGCTTCCGTGCCCACGTCTATCTGTGCAACCGGCCTCTGTGGCTCAAATTCCACCGCCACCAAACCGAGATGATCATTACGAAACAGGGAAG gcgcATGTTTCCTTTCTTGAGCTTCAACATAAACGGACTCAATCCCACCGCCCACTACAACGTGTTCGTAGAGGTGGTGCTGGCGGACCCCAACCACTGGCGCTTCCAGGGGGGCAAGTGGGTGACCTGCGGCAAAGCCGACAATAACATGCAGG GCAACAAAATGTATGTTCACCCAGAGTCTCCTAATACTGGTTCCCACTGGATGAGACAGGAGATTTCCTTCGGGAAATTAAAGCTCACCAATAACAAAGGCGCAAATAACAACAACACGCAG ATGATAGTCTTACAGTCTTTACACAAGTACCAACCGCGACTGCACATTGTCGAAGTTACAGAGGACGGCGTGGAGGACCTGAATGAGCCCTCGAAGACTCAGACCTTCACCTTCTCTGAAACGCAGTTCATTGCAGTGACTGCCTACCAAAACACCGAT ATAACGCAACTAAAGATTGACCATAACCCCTTTGCAAAAGGCTTCAGGGACAACTATGATTC CATGTACACCGCTTCAGAAAATGACAGGTTAACTCCATCTCCCACGGATTCTCCTAGATCCCATCAGATTGTTCCTGGAGGTCGGTACGGCGTTCAGTCCTTCTTCCCGGAGCCCTTTGTCAACACTTTACCTCAAGCCCGATATTATAATGGCGAGAGAACCGTGCCACAGACCAACGGCCTCCTTTCACCCCAACAGAGCGAAGAGGTGGCCAACCCTCCCCAGCGATGGCTTGTCACGCCTGTCCAGCAACCTGGGGCCAACAAACTAGACATCGGTTCCTATGAGTCTGAATATACTTCCAGCACCTTGCTCCCGTATGGTATTAAATCCTTGCCCCTCCAGACGTCCCATGCCCTGGGGTATTACCCTGACCCAACCTTCCCTGCAATGGCAGGGTGGGGAGGTCGAGGTTCTTATCAGAGGAAGATGGCAGCTGGACTCCCATGGACCTCCAGAACAAGCCCCACTGTGTTCTCTGAAGATCAACTCTCCAAAGagaaagtcaaagaagaaattagctCTTCTTGGATAGAGACACCCCCTTCCATCAAGTCTCTCGATTCCAACGATTCAGGGGTATACACCAGTGCTTGTAAGCGAAGGCGGCTGTCTCCTAGCACCTCTAGTAATGAAAATTCCCCCTCTATAAAGTGTGAGGACATTAATGCTGAAGAGTACAGTAAAGACACTTCAAAAGGCATGGGGGGCTATTATGCTTTTTACACAACTCCCTAA